CCAGAGATCGATGAGATTACATTAGATGAATTGCGTAACTATGCAGTGATTCGCTACGGGACACCCGATGGATTTTATATCGATATTATGACTAGGCTTGGTGAGACCTTCTCGTTCCAAGATCTGGAATATGAAACCATCGAGTTTGGTCAGATAAAAATAAAAATTGCTACGCCAGAAACGCTCTTTAAGATGAAGCAAAACACCTTGCGGCTTCAGGATAAAGCTGATGCTTTATTTTTGCAAGAAATCATCCAACAGCGAAAATCGGATCAATAAAATTATGCCTATCTATAAATATAAAACCTTTGAAGAGGCCGAACAGGCGCTTTGGAATTTCAATCCCGATGAGAAGTACTTGCAGCGAGTGGAAGAGTTGTGGGAATTTGCCAATCAGTTGAATCCCATTGTTTATCCCAGAGGGATTTTTAAATTCAAGACAATTGAAGAGGCCAATCGCCATCGGGAAGCAATCGAGATTGAACATGTAAAAAAGGTGGCCGTTCGGAGAATGGGATACGCTCGATCGGAAGAATAAATCTATTATTCCATGGCTTAGAAATTAGCACGCCTGTTGAAGGAGCACAAAATGCGACTTTTTACGCTGGATGCCAATGGCAAGATGGTTCCCTATCAGGAAATGAAATTTAAATTTGAAAACAGGGAATCTGATTTAGAAGACCTCCTTGAAAACAACCCTGAATATTTTTTTGAAAACACCAAAATATTAATTATCGGCCGCCAGATCACCACCAATCTTGATTCATCTCTTGACCTCCTTGGCATTGATAAAGCGGGTAATACCGTAGTCATCGAATTAAAACGGGACAAGACGCCTCGGGATACTATCGCTCAATTGTTGGAGTATGCCTCATTTGTCGAGAATTTGGATTATTCACAGCTAAATGAAATCTATCAAAATTATTCTGGAGAGGAAATTAGTCTGGAGGATTACCATCAACAATATTTCCAGAGCGAGCTCGATGAAAAAGTTTCATTCAATAAGTATTCAAAACTTGTGATTGTCGCACATGAAATAACCCGAGAGATCAAACAAACTGCTCAGTATCTCAGAAAAAAGGGTCTGGATATTTATTGCTTGGAGTTCAAATATTTTAGTACCCAATCAGGTGAAAAAATCATCTCATGTGATGTGGTAGTGGGCGAAGAAGAATTTCTTCGCCAAAAAATAGAATCAAAATCGCTTCCCAAAATAGATGAGAAGCAATTCCGAAAGTCTTTGGATAAGTTTGGCACCAGAGTATTTGATCGCATTTTTCAATTTGCTAGACAAAACCAGCTTTTGTTTCGCTGGGGCTCTAAAGGCTTTTCGCTGAATCTGGAAATGGAGGGCGGATTTGTGGGATTATTTTTTGGATACCCACCCGACTCGGTATTCAAGCAAAGCATTTACACGGGATTCGAAGAAATAGCTAAAAAGGTGAACAATTCGGAAGAGATAATTTCGGATTATCGTACCAAGCTGGAACAACTCGGCTATTTTGTCCCTGCAAAATCGAATTTAAAATGGATCATTGATACGGAGTATTCGGATCAGCACATTATTGATTTTCTCCAAGTCATTGATGATCTCATGTCAAAAATTAAAGCGAACGGTTTGAAAGCAAATATTTGAGATGAGTAAGCGGATTAATTCTCATCCAATAAAGATGAGCAATAGACATGTCGATTCGCTTCAATTAGCGCAATTAGCGGTCAAGCATGTCTAATAAAATTTTTTCACGATAATTTCCCTCCACATTTTAAGATGCTGAAAAAAATCCTTGATTTTGTGATTAATTTAATTTATATTGTATTCCAATTTAAAATCATTCCAAATTGAAAACCAACCAAATTAGAAGGAGATCTAGCTATGGAACACGTAACTGAAACCTCCGAGGTCAAGGTAGTAAGCCTGCCTCGCATTGGCGATCCAGCGCCGCAATTTGAGGCTGATACCACATTTGGCCATCTCAAATTGGAAGACTTTAAAGGAAGCTGGCTCATTCTTTTCTCGCACCCCGCTGATTTTACCCCTGTTTGCACTACTGAATTTATTGCATTCGCCCAGATTCAGGATAAGCTACGTGAGCTAAATTGTGAATTGATGGGACTGAGTATTGATAGCACCTATTCGCACATTGCCTGGGTACGGAATATCGAAGAGAAAATGGGCGTGAAGATTAATTTCCCGATTATAGCGGATCTGAACAAAGAGGTTGCCACCAAATATGGCATGATCATGCCAGGCGAAAGCAAGACCGAGACCTCCCGCTGCGTGTTTGTGATCGATGACAAGCAGATCGTTCGGGCAATTATTTACTATCCGTTGACGACTGGTCGAAACATGGATGAGATTCTGCGCCTGATTCAGGCATTGCAGACCAGCGACAAGTACGGCGTGGCGACTCCAGCCAACTGGCGTCCTGGCGACAAAGTGATCGTGCCGCCGCCCAAGACGCAGGAGATGGCTGAGGCAAGGATGAAGGAAGGCTACGAGTGTAAGGATTGGTATTTCTGCAAGAAAGAATTGAAAAAGTAGCTTCTTTGGTAACTGGGCAATTTGGATCACCGAATTGAAACACAGGAGTGCGGCGCCTTTATCTACCGCATGAATGATTGTTATCCTAGAATAAGCGTAATTTCTGATTACAGATTTCTTAATGAATTTGAGAAATTGTATTTCCACAAACATACTTTAACAAGGTGAAAAATTATGGCATGCATTAATCCTGATGGAACCATTTCCGATTCAGCAAAGGGAATGCTGAAGCTGCTCCACTCGCCAATGACAGCCGAACAGGTAGCGCAGCAAACAGGACATCCGCTGTTTCGGGTGCGCAGCAGCCTGCGGGAACTGGTCGATGGGGGATTGGTGAAATTGGAGGCGGAACGGTATTCGATTACCGAGAAGGGCAAGGAGAAGATTGGGTAATTGGGTAATTTGGTAATTAGTACCTTAAAGAAAACCATTGAATTTGAAGTAAAAGTGTCATTCCGAACGAAGTGAAGAATCTGAATTTTCATAAAGTATAAGAGTCACAGATTTCTCTCCGCCAACTGGCGGATCGAAATGACAGAAAGGTGAGCTTTCGTTCGAGCGCTAATTAGGGAGATGTCCGTCCTCCGCCAATCAGCGGATGACGGTCGCTTGCCTAAAAGAGAACTTTTTTGAAAGCTTTCAACGTTGAAATCAAAAATATAGGTCTAAAAAATTTTCGAAGAACAATTAATTCAGAAGGAGAGACAATTATGATATCCGACAAAATGGCTGCAAAAATCAATGAACAAATCAAAAATGAATTGTACTCGGGCCATCTGTATCTGTCGATGGCGGCTTATTGCTCGTCAGTCGATATGGATGGCTTTGCCAATTTCTTTATTGTGCAGGAGCAGGAAGAACGGGCTCATGCCATGAAATTTTATCACTATCTGGTGGAGCAAAACAAGGATGTGAAAATCTACGGCCTGGATCAGCCCAAGCAGGATTTTAAATCACTGACCGAAGTATTCGAGCTGGCCTGGAAGCATGAGCAGCAAGTGACCAAATGGTTGAATGAGATGATGCATCTGGCTGTGGAAGAGAAAGATTACGCTACTCAGAGTTTATTGAAATGGTACATTGACGAGCAAGTGGAAGAAGAAGCTTCGATGTTGAAAATCTTGAAACAGCTCCAGATGGTGGGCGAAAAAGGGCCTGGCATTTTTATGTTGGATGCGCATTTGAAAGAGCGGAAGTTTAAAGGGTAGATTTCTCAAATTCCAAAATTCAATATCCAAATTCCAAATAAAATCCAATTACCGAAAATTTAAATTCCGAAACAAGGTAATTAGGTAATTGGGTAATTAGGAAAAATGAATCCTTTCGAAGGTTTCGAATCTTGGGAAGGGTGATCCATAGATAAGCAAGAGAAAATAAACATATCTAGACTTCTGCAAAATAGCAGATATCGAGTCATTGCGAGGAGCGAAGCGACGAAGCAATCTTATGGACTAAAGATTGATGAGATTCCTCCCCGCCTACTGGCGGGTCGGAATGACTGGTTTCAGCATTTTGC
This genomic stretch from candidate division KSB1 bacterium harbors:
- a CDS encoding ferritin, with the protein product MISDKMAAKINEQIKNELYSGHLYLSMAAYCSSVDMDGFANFFIVQEQEERAHAMKFYHYLVEQNKDVKIYGLDQPKQDFKSLTEVFELAWKHEQQVTKWLNEMMHLAVEEKDYATQSLLKWYIDEQVEEEASMLKILKQLQMVGEKGPGIFMLDAHLKERKFKG
- a CDS encoding DUF4364 family protein produces the protein MACINPDGTISDSAKGMLKLLHSPMTAEQVAQQTGHPLFRVRSSLRELVDGGLVKLEAERYSITEKGKEKIG
- a CDS encoding nucleotidyl transferase AbiEii/AbiGii toxin family protein — protein: MANQFQKFLAVIEALNKFEVEYVLVGGVAVILHGLERLTRDIDIFVEDSATNIDRLKMALRSLYDDPEIDEITLDELRNYAVIRYGTPDGFYIDIMTRLGETFSFQDLEYETIEFGQIKIKIATPETLFKMKQNTLRLQDKADALFLQEIIQQRKSDQ
- a CDS encoding endonuclease NucS, with translation MRLFTLDANGKMVPYQEMKFKFENRESDLEDLLENNPEYFFENTKILIIGRQITTNLDSSLDLLGIDKAGNTVVIELKRDKTPRDTIAQLLEYASFVENLDYSQLNEIYQNYSGEEISLEDYHQQYFQSELDEKVSFNKYSKLVIVAHEITREIKQTAQYLRKKGLDIYCLEFKYFSTQSGEKIISCDVVVGEEEFLRQKIESKSLPKIDEKQFRKSLDKFGTRVFDRIFQFARQNQLLFRWGSKGFSLNLEMEGGFVGLFFGYPPDSVFKQSIYTGFEEIAKKVNNSEEIISDYRTKLEQLGYFVPAKSNLKWIIDTEYSDQHIIDFLQVIDDLMSKIKANGLKANI
- a CDS encoding peroxiredoxin: MEHVTETSEVKVVSLPRIGDPAPQFEADTTFGHLKLEDFKGSWLILFSHPADFTPVCTTEFIAFAQIQDKLRELNCELMGLSIDSTYSHIAWVRNIEEKMGVKINFPIIADLNKEVATKYGMIMPGESKTETSRCVFVIDDKQIVRAIIYYPLTTGRNMDEILRLIQALQTSDKYGVATPANWRPGDKVIVPPPKTQEMAEARMKEGYECKDWYFCKKELKK